The window gaaatgcttttttttttttttttttttttttttaaatcaattcatAGGAAAAATAAGGTGATGGGTGGAATGttttaatgttataatttttctttctcaattcttTGTACTTCACTTTTGCTTGATGTACCACAATCTATGATGTGAagatatatgatttaaaatgtttttatctaacacatacttttttttgttAAAGTAAACACAAAAACCAATAAATTTGCAATATAAACATGGTTTTAAATAGCACAAATAACACTAAAAGCAATGTATCTATAATGCTTACTAAGAGGTAGTATATGTTCCAAgttcaatttctctctctcctctaacatatttatgtatatatccaTAGAGCAACTCTATTGTTGCCCCATTTTATAAGTAAAGGAGATAGTTTACGAAATCTTTCTAATGTAACATGAATATTATGTTGCTATGGTGGAACTCAAACCCTTACCAGGAACATATAATGCCTCTTACGAGCTATTTATTTTCCAGGCCTCCTGAAAAGACCTTGAAATATTAAACATGGTGGGTCTTGGACTATGTAAGGACCTTGGGATTGAAGTGGAATTATAGAGTTCAGATTTTAGCTGTGTAACTTTGACACCAGAATTCCTATCCTTTGTCACACATTTGTTTGCTAATCTTGCAGGATGGCTGTAAATGTTCACATCTCTAGTAGATTAAATAGGATCATAGCTATGAAATTTGAGGTGTATGAAGGTTAGCCAACAGAACATCCTTAAGGCAGGCATCCGGTTAGCTATCAGTGAAACCAAATGAGATGGGCAACTACCCTGCAATCTGTTCTGTAAGTGGTTTAAAAAAGAAGCCTTTATTTCAATAGCTGTTACTTCATGATCACCTGGCCATTCCACCAGTGAATTTCATGAATGAAATCCATCATAATCACAATTTATAaactttggtgttttttttttttttttttcctctctaggaGCAGTAACAACCTTAAACATATGGTGTAGTTTCTCTGAAAGACCCACCTTACTGATAACTAATGTTATCAGTTGCCTCTCATGGGCAACCTCAGGATCAATTCCTCTGATGTTCCCAGCTTTATTCTGATTGGTTTTCCAGGAATGGAGGCCATGGAGCCCTGGCtatcccttcctctccttttattCTATGCCATCTCCATTGTGGGCAACAGCCTCATCCTCCTCATTGTAAAGGAGGAACAGAGCTTGCACCAGCCCATGTACTACTTCTTGTCCCTGCTCTCAGTCAACGACTTGGGTGTGTCCTTGTCCACACTGCCAACTGTGCTGGCTGCCCTCTGCTTCCGTGCCCGAGTGATCACCTTTAATGCTTGCTTGACTCAAATGTTTTTCATCCACCTCTTCTCTTGGACAGAGTCTGGCATCCTTCTGGCTATGAGTGttgatcgctatgtggccatctgcaacccaCTGCGCTATGCTGCAGTGCTCACCAATACCCGCATCGCGACCATGGGCCTGGGGACTGTCCTCCGCAGCTTTGCTCTCATCCTGGTCTTCCCACTGCTGCTGCACAGACTGCCCTTCTGCCATGCCCAGAATGTTCTCTCCCATCCCTTCTGCCTTCATGTAGATATGATTAAATTGGCATGTACTGATGTCTCCCTCAATAGCCGTTATGGGCTGTCCATTGTGCTGCTCACCTTTGGCCTGGACTCGGCACTCATCCTCTTCTCCTATGGACTCATCCTGCGATCAGTGCTAGCCATCGCCTCTCGGGAGGAGCGTCTTAAGACACTCAATACGTGTGTGTCCCACATCTTGGCTGTGCTTATCTTCTATGTGCCCATGGTTAGTGTGTCCATTGTGCATCGCTTTGGGACTGGCTTGCCCCCTGCTGTCCGTATCCTGATGTCCATCCTCTACCTCTTTGTGCCTCCCATGCTGAATCCTGTCATCTACTCCATTAAGACAAAGGAAATACGCCACAGACTGTTTAAGATGCTTTTCAGGTTCAGATTCTGACTCCTTGGCAGATCTAGAAGCACAGGATGATTTCGTGTTGGGAGAATAGCCAGCCAGCACAGTAGGAATAGCACAATCAGGAAATGTGGGTGATGCCCTTCAAGTTCTAGGATTAGAATATCAGGTTTGTACCTGCCATCTTGGATTGTAACCACAAATTAACCACAAAAATGTCCTTTAGAGGCAGAAAAATGGTCTTTtgtgaaaaataatcaaaagaatgcTGAGTATCATCACAGGGCTATTTTAGAGGAGTTGGAGTTGGAAACAAAATTTGAGATATTAGTTGCATTCTAGTTGTGGGCCTGCATAACTCTTAaaagagacagaggcacagaTAGGAGTGATTATGAGAATACAACATTTTCAATGTGTAAGTTTAGTGTGGGTGATTGATTTTTGATACCGTCCTCAGCCAGGGTCTTTGATACCAcagtctttgaaaaaaatgtgctttaaCAGTTTTGGTATTGAAGTGGTCAGAAGGAGGCTCTAGGATTCCTAGGATTTCTTTCCCAATGGGATAGACCAGGAGGTATGCAGGCGCTTGACTTCATTTCCACAAACTAAACTGCCCTTCCCTTCTCTATCTCCTGagatgtctctctctctttctcatatcTGTGTGCTTTCCCTGGACAGAATCTGAGTTCCCTGGGGTAGCAGTCTTTTCTTATTCTATTCCATCCATCCACAGAAAACCTCCTAAGGGCCCTCCACTAAGCTATCTGATGGTGCTAGTGTAATAATGCAAGAGTACCTGAACAAGTGTCAGAGTAAACgataacaaatgaataaatgagaagatAATGATTGAACAAATTAATGGATAAGCATGTGAACTCTTTTCTCATATTAGAGTTTCATGTCTgaatgtttcttctttctctagacTCCACAATCTCCCCTACAGATACAGTGTAAATGAGAAGTAAGATCCTCTACAACCTGAATGAACTTCtctatgtcttaatttttttatttgtgaaatgagaCACCGATCTCTGATTTAGTTACCTTCTAAGCTCGTTTTGAAGTTAACTAAAATAAATTGCTCTAAGAttggataataaaataattattcagcttatttcctattattattattattattattattgttattatcttttttgtggtactaaagattgaacccagggctgctcttccattgagttatatccccagccctttttattttttgttttgtatgggtCTTAAAAGTTTCccaaactggtcttgaacttgcaattctcttgcctcagcctttccagagttgctaggattacaggtgtgcatcactgtgcctggtcaagtttctcatattatttttattcagcaAGGATAAATGGAATATTCTGTTCAGTTTCAAAATATCACAATCACAAACCATTGTCTAAGAACTGCTTAAGAGTTTTCTGTACCTTAACTTTAAGTAGTACTGTTTATTACCTGTTTTATATTCCCACTGTACTCAGGTACCTGTTTAATCATATCTTTTTGGTTAATTTGTCACCTCTGCTCGACTCTAAGCAACTCATGTCTAGGAACCATGGTTTCATTTAACTCTT of the Sciurus carolinensis chromosome 11, mSciCar1.2, whole genome shotgun sequence genome contains:
- the LOC124960120 gene encoding olfactory receptor 51I2-like, encoding MGNLRINSSDVPSFILIGFPGMEAMEPWLSLPLLLFYAISIVGNSLILLIVKEEQSLHQPMYYFLSLLSVNDLGVSLSTLPTVLAALCFRARVITFNACLTQMFFIHLFSWTESGILLAMSVDRYVAICNPLRYAAVLTNTRIATMGLGTVLRSFALILVFPLLLHRLPFCHAQNVLSHPFCLHVDMIKLACTDVSLNSRYGLSIVLLTFGLDSALILFSYGLILRSVLAIASREERLKTLNTCVSHILAVLIFYVPMVSVSIVHRFGTGLPPAVRILMSILYLFVPPMLNPVIYSIKTKEIRHRLFKMLFRFRF